In Chitinibacter sp. FCG-7, the genomic stretch CCGCACCGCGGCCAAGCAGGCTAACCAGACGGATGCGATTCATTTGTTTGCCATCCCAGTAATCGAGCAGACGCCCCTGTCTGAACCAGCCGGGGGGCAGCAGCAACGTGGCTGGCGATTTCAGCGCTGGCATCGCGCCGAGCATCAGCACCTGGGTAAAGTCGCCCTGACCAAAACGGGCCGCATCCTGCGCGCGGATACAGGCCGCCTCAGGAATGCCGGGTAGCAGCTCGATGCCGATTTCCCAGTGTGCTGCACATTGTGATAACCAACGGATTTGCCCCAGAAACTGCGCTTTGCCGTCGGCCAACAGGATTAGCTGATGCAGTTGCAGGCGCTGGGCGAGTGCGGTGCTGCTGTTCAGGCACATGCCTTGCGCTGTTTCATTCACAATTTGCCATTGCTGCGTTTCCGGCGCTGCTGGCGCGATCACCTGGCGAGCGCGGGTTTGGCCGAACATCCGGATCTGCATCAATTCGGTGCTGCTTATTTGATGCTCGTTTTGCGGTGGCGGCGCAAATTGATGGCGTGCCAGCCACAGGTGCAGATTGTTCAGGCCAACTCCGGCCTCAAGGTATTGCTCGCTGCTGCGGCGTACCAGCGTGCGCTCCATAGGATGATCGCACCAGAGCCGATATAGATCACGCAGAATTTCTTCGGCTGCCTGCGGCCCCAGCTCATTGCCTAGGCCGATCTTCTCCGGCATTTCGCCCAGTTTGAGCAGCTTGATCCGCTTGCTGATCACCTGAGCCAGCGCCAGCGTATCGATTTCGAGTTCGCTATCCTGTGCGCGCGGATGGGGGCGACGCGTGGCTGGTGCCGGGGTGGCCAGATCGATGCAGAGTGGCGCACGCTGCGGCAGGGTGGGGGCTTGTGCCTGCAGTGAGGTGCGCGTGGCGAGAATTTCCAGCCGATTATTGAGCCAGGCTTGTTGTTTGAACGAATACTGCGCCGGGTTGGCCATATTGAATAGCAAGGCGTGCAGAAATATCGATTCCGGTGTACTGGTGCCGCTGATGGGGATCAGGCTGTCGCGCGCTTTGAGTTTTTCAATATGCTGGGTTTTGGCCAGCTCGTAATAAGCAAACAATTGCCGCCATTCTTTGTCTCCCGGTTTGCGGTAGATATGCGCCAGATGTTGCAGATTTTTATTGGCGTAATACAGCGTTCGCTCGGCCAGGAGCGGCAAAAATTCGGCAATGCCCAGCTGATTCTTGCACGCAGCATGCCAGGCGCGTGCATAGGCTGTTTCAAGCAAGCGCCACAAATTGGCAATCGATTGCCAGATTTTCTCTTCTTCGTCGCTCAGGGGCAGCGCTTTGCCGATCAGTTTACTCAGTGTCGCGTCTTGCAGTACGTGCACTGATTCGCGGAACTGTTCGACAATTTTCAGGCTTTCCAGCGCGGCCAGATCGCTTTGGTTTAATTCCGATAGTGCCTGGCTAATTTCGGCATGGGCAATCGGCACATTGATCATCGGGAGTAATTTGAGCCAGTCACGGGCAGTTCGCACATCGTCAAATTGGGGTGTGCTACTGCCGCCCACAGCGGGGAGTGTGCGCTGAATCAAAACCTCGATCATGGCTTTAATTGCTCAAGTTGGTGTTGCAATTGTTCAAGAAGAGCTGCTGCCGGGGTGTAAACCTGACGATCCGGATTTGCGCTGGCCCAGATTGGGGCAGGAAAGTGCAGATCATCGCGCCAGCGCGGGATAATGTGCCAGTGTACATGCGGCACCATATTGCCCAAGCTGGCTAGATTGATTTTAGCCGGATTTAAAACGCTGCGCTGAATGCTTTCAACGGCCCAGACGATATTCATTAATTCGGTGCGTTCTGCGACGGACAGATCGGTCATTTCGGCCGCATGACGATTCAGAATAACTCGGCAAAATCCGGGGTAATCAGGCTCATCCGCCAGCACGACGCGCGCCAAGTCATTGCGCCAGACAATTTTGCCGCCGTCTTGCTGGCAGAGTGGGCACTGGGTAGGCATGGATGAAGTCCGTCAGCTAAATAATCTTTTGATTATATTACGCGCAGGCGGTATTGAGCGGCGATTCTGCTCGAAGACGACCATTTTGCGTGAAGAAGATTACAAGATAGCGACAAACGGGAGTTGCTTAAAGGCTGAAAAAACAATGGCGTCAGAATCCTTGCAGATTCTGACGCCATGATGGCTTACGGAAATAAGCTGAAATTACAGCAGGACGCGCTCGATACCGCCATTGCCTGCTTGCTTGACGTATTCGGGCATCCAGTTCTCGCCCAGCACGGTCTTCGCAATTTCAACCACGATGTAATCGGCTTCAGTGCCCGAATCGTCGTTATAACGGCTCAAGCCCTGCATACATGATGGGCAAGAAGTCAGGATCTTGACTGGTGCTTTAGCATCGCCCGCATCGGCGCGCAGTTTAGCCGCGCCTTTTTCCATCTCTTCTTGCTTACGGAAACGCACCTGAGTCGAAATATCAGGGCGAGCAACGGCAAATGTACCCGACTCACCGCAACAACGATCATTCAGGTCAACGCGTTGGCCCATCAGCTCGTTGGCTACTTCAATGCCTTTGTACGTTTTCATCGGTGTATGGCACGGCTCGTGATACATATACTGGGTACCGCTCACACCTTCAAGCTTGACGCCCTTTTCAAGCAGATACTCATGGATATCCAGCAGGCGGCAACCCGGGAAAATCTCCTCGAAACGATATTTGAGCAGCTGATCCATACACGTACCGCACGAAACAACGACGGTCTTGATGTCCAGATAATTCAAAGTGTTGGCCAAGCGATGGAAGAGCACGCGGTTTTCCATCGTGATCTTGTCGCCTTTATCTTGCTGGCCGCTCGAGGTTTGCGGGTAGCCGCAGCACAGATAGCCTGGTGGCAAGACGGTCGTCGTGCCGACATGCCACAGCATCGCTTGTGTCGCCAATCCGACCTGACTGAACAGGCGTTCCGAGCCACAACCGGGGAAGTAGAACACGGCTTCGTTTTCTTCGTTCAGCCGTTTCGGGTCACGAATCACCGGTACGATATTGCTATCTTCCACATCCAGTAGTGCACGCGCAGTTTTCTTCGGCAGGCCACCTGGCATCGGTTTATTGATGAAGTGAATCACCTGCGTCTTGATCGGCGCAGTGCCGAGTGTCGACGGTGGCTGTTTGGTGACTCCCTTGAGCAGACCAAAGCGTTTTGCCAGCGAATGACCTAAACGCTGGGCTTTGTAACCCCAGCCTATCATCAAGGCGCGCATCAATTTGATCGTGGCCGGATCTTTTAGCGTCAAGAAAGTCATGCCCAGCGCCGAGCCCGGGTTGAATTTCTTTTTGCCTTCTTTGCGCAGGAAGTTGCGCATCGCGACCGACACATCGCCAAAGTCGATCTTCACCGGGCAAGGATTTACGCAGCGGTGGCACACGGTACAGTGATCTGCCACATCACCCAGCTCTTCAAAGTGCTTGAGCGAAATGCCACGGCGAGTTTGCTCTTCGTAGAGGAAAGCTTCAGTGAGCAAACCCGTCGCCAGAATCTTATTGCGCGGCGAATACAGCAAGTTCGCGCGTGGCACGTGCGTGCTGCAGACAGGTTTACATTTGCCACAACGCAGACAGTCTTTGACCATATTGCTGATGCTGCCAATGTCCGATTGCTCCAGAATCAGCGACTCGGTGCCGAGCAGGCTGAACGATGGCGTGTAAGCATCGGTCAGATCGGCACCCGGCATCAGTTTGCCTTTGTTGAAGTGGCCGTTTGGGTCGACTTTTTGTTTGTACGCTTCAAACGGCGCAAGCTCGTCACGCGTCAAAAATTCGTACTTGGTAATGCCAATGCCGTGCTCACCCGAAATTACGCCATTCAAATCACGCGCAACTTGCATAATGCGTGCCACGGCGTGGTGAGCGCGTTGCAGCATTTCATAGTCGTCTGAATTGACTGGCAAATTGGTATGCACATTGCCATCGCCGGCGTGCATATGCAGCGCAACCCAAGTGCGGCCTTTGAGCACCTTTTGATGCAGGGCGTGGATCGCATCCAGAATTGGCTTGTCGGTGCGGCCGCTAAACAGCGTTTCCAGCTCGGTGAGCAATTCGCGTTTGTACGAAATACGCAGCACAAAGTCGCGCAGCGCGTGGAATACGCTTTGCGGTAGCTCATTGGCATCCACTGCTTTTTCCAGTGGCATACCCGGGAAAGCAGTCTGGTATAGCTCGAAGGCGTCGTCCAGATTGGTGTTAATCCATTCCCAGTGTTTGCGCGTTTGCGCAATAAATGCCAGCGCCGACTCGCGACGATCGCCAATCAGCACATCGTGGCTGACGGGGGCATCGCTGGTATCGAAAGGCAGGCGGCCTTGGGCGAAGAAATCGCTCAGATGATCGAGCAATTCGAGTTTGTTATGAATCGACAGCTCGATATTGATGCGCTCAATTGCGTCCGAGTATTCGCCTAGCCGTGGCAGCGGAATCACCACGTCTTCATTGATCTTGAAGGCGTTGGTGTGCTTGGCAATCGCGGCCGTGCGGGCGCGATCGAGCCAGAATTTTTTGCGCTGCTCAGGCAGTACCGCAACAAAACCTTCGCCGCCACGGGCGTTGGCCAGCTGCACCACATGGCTGGTCGCTTCGCCCAGTGCTTTTTCATCGTCCGATACGATATCGGCGATCAGCACCATTTTCGGGCGGCCTTTGGATTTTGCCTTGGTCGCGTAGCCGACGGCACGCACATAGCGCCAATCGAGGTGTTCCAAGCCCGCCAATTGCACGGTAGGGTGCGCATCCAGATAGTTTTTGATTTCAACAATCGACGGTACAGCGCGGCTGACTTCGCCGAAAAACTCCAGACAGACAGTACGGATATGATCAGGCATGCGGTGCAGCACAAAGCGTGCGCTGGTGATCAAACCATCGGTACCCTCCTTCTGTATACCCGGCAAACCCGCAAGGAACTTGTCGGTCACGTCTTTACCCAGGCCTTCTTTACGGAAGGTGGTGCCTGGAATCACCAGCGTCTCGACGCCCAGCGCGGTTTTGCCGTCGGGTTTGAATTTGCTGATGCGGAAAGTGGCTTGCGCCGCATCGTGGATTTTGCCCAGATTGTGATCCATCCGCTCGATGAACAACCAGTTGCCATCGGGGTCGACCATTTTCCAGCTGACCAGATTGTCGAGCGCAGTGCCCCACAGAACGGCTTTTTTACCACCAGCGTTCATTGCGACATTACCGCCGATACAGGAGGCATCGGCTGAGGTTGGGTCAACGGCAAAGACGAGGCCAGCTTCTTCAGCCGCTTCCATCACGCGGCGGGTGACGACACCGGCACCGCACTGGATCGTTGAAATTTCGTGGTCAACACCGGGAATATGCATTTTCTCAACGCCCTGATGGCGATCGAGTTTTTCAGTGTTAATCACGGCGCTCAGCGGGGTGAGCGGCACAGCACCGCCGGTGTAACCCGTACCACCGCCACGCGGGATAATCGTCAGCCCCAGCTCGATACAGGCCGCTACCAGCGGCGCCATTTCGGCTTCGGTATCGGGGCATAGTACGACAAAGGGATATTCAACGCGCCAGTCGGTGGCGTCGGTAACATGCGATACGCGAGCCAGACCATCAAACTGGATATTATCCTTGCGCGTGAGCGAGCCCATTTTGCGCATCACTTTTTTACGCAGGATCGCTACATCACGGAATTCGCGCTCAAACTCATCAACGGCCTGGCGTGTCCGCTCCAGCAGCACATTGACGCGCTCGTTTTCCTGACGGCGTTTTTCAATTTCGGATAGCCGGTGATGCATGGCCTCAACCAGCAGCTTCAGGCGCTTATTGTTTTCCAGCAAATCATCCTGCACATAGGGGTTGCGCTTGACGACCCAGATATCACCCAGCACTTCAAACAGCATGCGGGCAGAGCGGCCTGTTTTTCGTTCCTGACGCAGCTCATCCAATACGCGCCAGCCGTCTTGGCCAAGCAGGCGAATCACGATTTCACGGTCGGAAAATGAGGTGTAGTTATATGGGATTTCACGCAGGCGTTCTTGCGTGTGGGCGAGGGGCGCGGCAGTCTGGTCGGCCATGAAGGGCATCTCCGGCGGGAAATACGACTAAAGACCGAATTTTAACGGAAAAACGTCAGGTAAAACTCGCAAATTTAATAAGGATATGGCGAGTAAAGCGGAAAATATTGATTTTTAGCTAAATTTGCATCTAGTTCACGCTTAAAAAACAATCTGATTACGACCCGCTTGCTTGGCTCGATATAAATTCTGATCAGCACGCTGGACGAGCTGCATCAACTGGGTGTCATTCTGATAGTGCGTCACGCCAATGCTGATGCTCATACTCAGCCCATGCTCGATTTTGTCCCACGACCAGTTTTGCACCATCAGGCGCAGGCGCTCGGCCACATCGCGCGCAGGCATGCCATTGCGCGACGGTAGCAGGATCAGGAATTCTTCCCCGCCCCAGCGGCAGACCAGATCGTCCTGCCGACAGCCGGATTTGAGCAGGGCAGCGACCTGGCGTAGCACATAATCGCCGACCAGATGACCCCAGCGGTCATTGACTGCCTTGAAAAAATCAATATCCAGCATCAGTAGTGCCAGTGGTTCACGGTGTTCCGGGTTCGACTGCAGTAGCGCGTGCCCACGCTGCTCGAAGCCACGGCGGTTTAATAACCCGGTCAGCTGGTCTTGTGATGCGATATGGTCGCTGTAAAGGCGTGCTTTGCGTTCCTGATCGTTTTGCGCACGCAGGTGGATGTTTTCCTGTCGGGTTCTTTCGGCCTCCAGCTTGGTTTCCATGGCATGCAGACGTTGCAATGAGGCCTGACGCAATAAATGGTAGTGGTGCTGATAGGCTTGCTGGTGCAGTTTGAGTGCCAAGGCAAAGTTGCCGCTGTATTCCTGGGCTTCGGACAGGGCAAATTCCAGTTGATAGATCAAATGGCCTGCACTCATCTGTTCAGCCGCCTGCAGGCTCAGATTGAAAAACTCGATGGCCTTGTCGAGCTGGTTTTCCCTGCGCGCCAAAAGCCCGAGGTTATACAGATTGTGCGCCTCTCCCCAGCGGTTTTCGTGGCGCTGGTTGATGCCGCGTGCCCGCTCTAGGTAAGAGCGTGCGAGCGGTAGATCGTTCTCCGCCAGTGCCACACGACCTAGTGTGCCCATGGCCGCCGCCTGATATTCCAGATTGTGCGCTTGCTGAGCATAAACTAGGGCGCGTTTGAGTGTGGCTTTGGCGCTATCGAGTTGTTCCAGTTCAAATTGGTCGGTGCCAATATTGATTTCAATTGCGGCCAGAATGTTCTGATCCTGGCATTGATAAGCGTGATCGCGAGCTTTGAGGTGGTGATTGAGCGCATTATAAAAATCGTCATGCGCAAAATACAGCTGGCCCAGGCCAATCTGCCCCTTGATATAGATGTCTTTGGCGTCAATGGCTAAAGCCGCATCCAGACACAGCGCCCAGGTATCCAGTGCATTATCGTAATCACCCATCGTGTAGCAGGCTCTGGCGATTTCCTGCAGGCAATCGGGAGTTAGCGTCTGAAACTGGTGCAGATTGGCCATATACAGGGCGTGGCGCATCAGGTGCAGCCCTTCGGCCACATTGCCCTGCAAGCTCATAATGCTGCCCTGAATGAAGATGGCCTCGGTAAAGCCAAAATCATAGTTGAGCTGGATGGCGTAAATGGCCGCTTGCTGCGCACAGGCCAGCGCTTCGGTTGGGTGTTCGCGCGAGAGGGCACGTGCTCGCTGGTTCAGGTTATTGACATCGTGTTCTGTGGTCATACGGGCATCCCTGCGTCAGCGCTATAGCAGTTCCAGACGCAATTCCATGGTTTCCAGATCACTTTCCAGCGTGCTGGCCAGTAGCTGATTGCGCAAAGTCTTATGTAATAAAACATGCCCTTCGGCGATATCGCTTTTACCCAGCTTTGAATAAATTTCAGCCAGCGCCAAATGGGCATTGTATTGCAGATGAATTGCCCCCAGACCGCAGGCTTTGTTCAGCGCCTCAACCAGCTGCTCTCGTGCCATCTCAATATGACCGCTGGCCAGATAAACTTTCCCCAGCGTGAGCATGGCACTGGCTTCGCCCCACTGATTGATGTGCATGCGGTTGATTTTCAGCGCCACAAGCAAACTCATCCTGGCTTTGTCATAGTCGCCGCGAAGCAGCTGGATTTGCCCGATCAGTGCATAAATCTCGGCTTCATTCCGGTAATTGTGATCGGCTTTGACTAGCGGCAGCGCGCCTTTGAGTACCACATGGGCATCGCTGAGCTTGTTACAGCTGATCAGATCGGCGGCAATATTGATCAGGATGGCTGCTTGCAACTGGTAGTCGTCCGAGCTGGCGGCCAGCTCTTCGGCTCGGCGATGGTGAGCCAGCGCCGATTCGTAATGCTCGTGTGCGTAATACAATTGACCCAAGCCAATATGCGCCTTGATTCGCGTGTCCAGAATTATGGCCGAGTCGGGCAGGGTGAGGCAGCGTCGCCAGTAATCGCTGGCCTTAGCGTACTCGCCCATCGTGTAGTAGGTGCGCGCATAAGTTTGCAGCAGCTCGCCTTCCTGTTGCCCAATCTGATTCTGGCTGGCCAGCTGGTCGATTTGATCAAGGTAATCGAGCACTTCGGCGTAATGGCCAAAGTCATAAACGCACAGGGCAGTGATGCACAGGGTATTGGCTTCCAGCTCGGGTAATTGCAACGCTTTGGCGTGCTTGCGAGCATCCAGAACGATGGCCAGTGCTTCGGTGCTTTGCGAGTGGAGGAGTTTGCGCGCACGGGCGATTTGGCGCCTTAATTCTGCCTCGTTCATGGGTCTGCTGTCGGTGAAAGGCTCAAAGCGCAAGAATACCACTGTGTCCTGGCTTACACCGCAATCGCCTATGCCGCTGTCAGCAAAATGGCACGGCAATCGTCGGGTGTCAGATCCTGATTTTCTCCCAGCTTCAAACGCTGATGCCGGATTAGCTGGGCGGCAACGCCATCGGCGGCTTCTTGCGCGTCGATGCCATAATCGCCGAGCCGGGCAGACAAGCCCATCTGGGCAAAAAACTGGCTGGTCGCTTCAATGGCTGCAGCAGCCACCGTGGCATCGTCGCCGGTCAGCGCCCAGACTCGCCGCCCGTATTGCGCCAGCTTGGCCTGCTTGGCGGCAAAGCGATAGCGCCATAAAGCGGGCAGCACAATAGCCAGCGTGCGCGCATGATCCAGACCGAACAGCATGGTCAGCTCATGCCCCATCGCATGGGTGGCCCAGTCTTGGGCTTGCCCCAAACCGACCAGACCATACAGAGCCTGATTGGCCGCCCACATTAGATTGGCGCGGGCATCGTAATTGTCCGGCTCGTTCAGTGTCACCGGGCCGATTTCGATCAGTGTTTGCAAAATGCCTTCGGCCAACCGGTCTTGCACGCGGGCTTCGTTCGGGTAGGTGAGGTACTGCTCCAGCGTGTGTACGAAGGCATCGACTACGCCGTTGCCAATTTGCCGTGCGGGCAGCGAAAAAGTCAGTGTCGGGTCCAGAATCGCCAGTTTGGGAAACACGAGCGGATTTTTGAATGACAATTTGTCATTGCTTTCCCGTCTTGAAATCACCGCAGCAAAATTGCTTTCCGAGCCGGTGGCGGGCAGCGTGAGGACGGCCGCCAGCGGCAGGGCTGTTTTCAGTGGTGTGCGGTTGCCGATAATGAGCCAGCAATCGCCGTCATGCGGCACGGCCGCGGCGACAAATTTGGCCCCATCAATGACCGAGCCGCCACCCACCGCCACGATGTAATCAAGCGCATGCTTGCGCGCAAACTGTACCGCCCGCATCAGTGTTTCAAACTCGGGGTTGGGCTCGATGCCGGAAAATTCCTGCCAGTGATGTTGTTGTAATGCCGAGCTGATCTGCTCATAAGCGCCGTTACGTTTAATGCTGCCACCACCGTACAACACCAGCACCCGGGCCTGTACAGGAATCAGGCTACCCAATTTGGCGATCTGGCCTGCACCAAACTCGATCTGACAGGGATTATGAAAGCTGAATGCGTGCATGTCGGCGTCCTTTGATTAAGGCGGGGTAGGGGTATTGTGCTGCAGGTATTATATGGGTTTGTTTGCCAGTAGATACTGGCCTAGGTATTTTCAAGCTGCGCTTCCAGCTGCTGCAGGCGGGCAAAAATCTCGGGTGAGCCCAGCCGATTGAAGTGTTCCTGGTACAGGCGTTGGTGTTTTTCGGCCAAACCATGTTTGCCTACCTTGTCGTAGGCGCGCGCCAGTACGGCGTGCACGACATGTACTTTGCTATTGCATTCGTACTGGTTCGCCAGCGTCAGCGCTTCTTCAAATGCGGCAATGGCCTCATTATTGCGCTCTTCGGCTTGCAGGATTTTGCCGGTCACGATTTTCCAGCTGATTTCACCCCAGGCCCAGTAGCGCTCCATCGTATGGCCACGCTCCAGTAGCTGGGTGATTTCATCAAGCCGGTCTTCTTCCAGCAGAATCAAGGTGCGGTAGCCCAGCGCTTCGCCCAGATATTCAAAATGCCG encodes the following:
- a CDS encoding HIT family protein — its product is MPTQCPLCQQDGGKIVWRNDLARVVLADEPDYPGFCRVILNRHAAEMTDLSVAERTELMNIVWAVESIQRSVLNPAKINLASLGNMVPHVHWHIIPRWRDDLHFPAPIWASANPDRQVYTPAAALLEQLQHQLEQLKP
- a CDS encoding FAD/FMN-binding oxidoreductase encodes the protein MADQTAAPLAHTQERLREIPYNYTSFSDREIVIRLLGQDGWRVLDELRQERKTGRSARMLFEVLGDIWVVKRNPYVQDDLLENNKRLKLLVEAMHHRLSEIEKRRQENERVNVLLERTRQAVDEFEREFRDVAILRKKVMRKMGSLTRKDNIQFDGLARVSHVTDATDWRVEYPFVVLCPDTEAEMAPLVAACIELGLTIIPRGGGTGYTGGAVPLTPLSAVINTEKLDRHQGVEKMHIPGVDHEISTIQCGAGVVTRRVMEAAEEAGLVFAVDPTSADASCIGGNVAMNAGGKKAVLWGTALDNLVSWKMVDPDGNWLFIERMDHNLGKIHDAAQATFRISKFKPDGKTALGVETLVIPGTTFRKEGLGKDVTDKFLAGLPGIQKEGTDGLITSARFVLHRMPDHIRTVCLEFFGEVSRAVPSIVEIKNYLDAHPTVQLAGLEHLDWRYVRAVGYATKAKSKGRPKMVLIADIVSDDEKALGEATSHVVQLANARGGEGFVAVLPEQRKKFWLDRARTAAIAKHTNAFKINEDVVIPLPRLGEYSDAIERINIELSIHNKLELLDHLSDFFAQGRLPFDTSDAPVSHDVLIGDRRESALAFIAQTRKHWEWINTNLDDAFELYQTAFPGMPLEKAVDANELPQSVFHALRDFVLRISYKRELLTELETLFSGRTDKPILDAIHALHQKVLKGRTWVALHMHAGDGNVHTNLPVNSDDYEMLQRAHHAVARIMQVARDLNGVISGEHGIGITKYEFLTRDELAPFEAYKQKVDPNGHFNKGKLMPGADLTDAYTPSFSLLGTESLILEQSDIGSISNMVKDCLRCGKCKPVCSTHVPRANLLYSPRNKILATGLLTEAFLYEEQTRRGISLKHFEELGDVADHCTVCHRCVNPCPVKIDFGDVSVAMRNFLRKEGKKKFNPGSALGMTFLTLKDPATIKLMRALMIGWGYKAQRLGHSLAKRFGLLKGVTKQPPSTLGTAPIKTQVIHFINKPMPGGLPKKTARALLDVEDSNIVPVIRDPKRLNEENEAVFYFPGCGSERLFSQVGLATQAMLWHVGTTTVLPPGYLCCGYPQTSSGQQDKGDKITMENRVLFHRLANTLNYLDIKTVVVSCGTCMDQLLKYRFEEIFPGCRLLDIHEYLLEKGVKLEGVSGTQYMYHEPCHTPMKTYKGIEVANELMGQRVDLNDRCCGESGTFAVARPDISTQVRFRKQEEMEKGAAKLRADAGDAKAPVKILTSCPSCMQGLSRYNDDSGTEADYIVVEIAKTVLGENWMPEYVKQAGNGGIERVLL
- a CDS encoding tetratricopeptide repeat-containing diguanylate cyclase, with protein sequence MTTEHDVNNLNQRARALSREHPTEALACAQQAAIYAIQLNYDFGFTEAIFIQGSIMSLQGNVAEGLHLMRHALYMANLHQFQTLTPDCLQEIARACYTMGDYDNALDTWALCLDAALAIDAKDIYIKGQIGLGQLYFAHDDFYNALNHHLKARDHAYQCQDQNILAAIEINIGTDQFELEQLDSAKATLKRALVYAQQAHNLEYQAAAMGTLGRVALAENDLPLARSYLERARGINQRHENRWGEAHNLYNLGLLARRENQLDKAIEFFNLSLQAAEQMSAGHLIYQLEFALSEAQEYSGNFALALKLHQQAYQHHYHLLRQASLQRLHAMETKLEAERTRQENIHLRAQNDQERKARLYSDHIASQDQLTGLLNRRGFEQRGHALLQSNPEHREPLALLMLDIDFFKAVNDRWGHLVGDYVLRQVAALLKSGCRQDDLVCRWGGEEFLILLPSRNGMPARDVAERLRLMVQNWSWDKIEHGLSMSISIGVTHYQNDTQLMQLVQRADQNLYRAKQAGRNQIVF
- a CDS encoding tetratricopeptide repeat protein, giving the protein MNEAELRRQIARARKLLHSQSTEALAIVLDARKHAKALQLPELEANTLCITALCVYDFGHYAEVLDYLDQIDQLASQNQIGQQEGELLQTYARTYYTMGEYAKASDYWRRCLTLPDSAIILDTRIKAHIGLGQLYYAHEHYESALAHHRRAEELAASSDDYQLQAAILINIAADLISCNKLSDAHVVLKGALPLVKADHNYRNEAEIYALIGQIQLLRGDYDKARMSLLVALKINRMHINQWGEASAMLTLGKVYLASGHIEMAREQLVEALNKACGLGAIHLQYNAHLALAEIYSKLGKSDIAEGHVLLHKTLRNQLLASTLESDLETMELRLELL
- a CDS encoding iron-containing alcohol dehydrogenase encodes the protein MHAFSFHNPCQIEFGAGQIAKLGSLIPVQARVLVLYGGGSIKRNGAYEQISSALQQHHWQEFSGIEPNPEFETLMRAVQFARKHALDYIVAVGGGSVIDGAKFVAAAVPHDGDCWLIIGNRTPLKTALPLAAVLTLPATGSESNFAAVISRRESNDKLSFKNPLVFPKLAILDPTLTFSLPARQIGNGVVDAFVHTLEQYLTYPNEARVQDRLAEGILQTLIEIGPVTLNEPDNYDARANLMWAANQALYGLVGLGQAQDWATHAMGHELTMLFGLDHARTLAIVLPALWRYRFAAKQAKLAQYGRRVWALTGDDATVAAAAIEATSQFFAQMGLSARLGDYGIDAQEAADGVAAQLIRHQRLKLGENQDLTPDDCRAILLTAA